The sequence below is a genomic window from Denitratisoma sp. DHT3.
GGCCAGGTCCAGGCAGGTCTGGGTCGCCACGACCTTGGCCGTGGCGGCATAGGGGAAGGGCAGCCCGCCATCCCGCGTGGCGTTGGCCATGGCGATGCGGCGCACGTGGGAGCGGGCGGCCGTCAGCTTGGAGAACATGTTGAACAGGCGCAGCTTCACCGCCTGATGTTGGATGATGGGCACGCCGCCCTGGACGCGTTCCTTGGCGTAGGCCAGGGCGTGATCGTAGGCGGCACGGGCCACGCCGATGAATTGCTGGCCCATGGCGATGTTGGCGTCGCGCAGGGTGGCGCCCAGCACGTGGGGGTAGATGGCGGGGCCGTCCATCAGGAAGAACTGGCGCGGCACGCGCACGTTGTCGAAGAAGATCTCGCCCTGATTCAGGGTGCGCTGGCCGATCTTGTCCAGCGGCTTGCCCCGGCTGATGCCCGGCAGGTCGAGGGGCAGCAGGAACACGACGCCGTCGGCGCGACCCTCTTTGGAATCCTCATAGGTGGCGAAGAGCACCGCGCTGCCGGCGATGGTGCCGCAGGAGACCCAGGCCGCCTTTTGGCCGTTGAGGATGAAATCGTCGCCGTCCCGGCGCACGCGCAGATCGGCGCGGCCCTTGGGATCGCGGAAGGAGGCTTCGGAGAAGCCCACCATGTCGCAGCCGTGGTTGGGCTCGGTCAAGGCCAGGCAGAAAATCTCGTCCCGCTGGCTGAAGAAGTCCACCAGATCCTGGCGTCCGTAGGCCTTGGCCACGCCGGGCGCCATGTTGTAGAGGGCGTAGGTGATGAACAGGCCGACGTCGCCCCAGGCCAGTTCCTCGCAGACGATGCTGTGCATCAGGGTGCGCTGGGCGGGCGTCAGATCGTCGCCGTAGCATTCGGGCATGCCCACCAGGCCCAGGGCCTTGAACTTCTCCAGGCCGTCCCAGAGCGGGGAGTCCTTGGCGATCACGGCCTCGGGGTCCATGCGGTCCAGCTTGGCCGCAAGCGGGCGCAGCACCTCGGTGGCAAACCGACGGCAGCTTTCCCGGATGGCCAGCATCTCCTCGGTCAGTGTCAAATCCAGATCGATATCCATTGCATCCCCTTCCTTGATTATGATGATCTCCCCGTCGAATGGGGCGGCAATCCTATGTTCGTAGGCGCATCATATTCAAGCCGACCCGGGGGACTCGTCGCCAATTGCCCAATTCAGGTAATGCTGACAGGGCAGGCGACCCGGCGGGCCTCCCTGGGGGCCCGCCTTCGCGCTGCTTCGCCGGACTCCCCCCTGGGAGCCCGGCGAAAGATGCTACCACTTGTAGTTGAAGGACATCCCGTACGTCCGGGGTTCGGTCCAGTTGGCAACCTGGAAGAGACCACCGAAGTCGATGCCGGTGACCTTCTCCCTGTTGTCGGTCAGGTTGCGCACCCAGAGCGACATGTCAGCCGCGCCGGGGCCGCCGATCGGAATGTTGGCCAGCAACAGCCGGGCATTGACGTTGGTCAGCGCCTTGACTGTGGAGAAGGCCTCGGTGTTGCCCATGGAGCCATTGGGGTCGGCCGCGACGATCTGGGCGCCATAGGAATAGTACTTCCCGGTATAACTGACATCCACGATACCGCGCAGGGTGCCCCATTCCGTCTTCGCCAGACGCCCGTCCAGGGTCATGTTGAAGGTGTGCTTCGGCGCCATGGGCGTCCGGGTGTTGCCGGCGGAGTTCACCAGCTGGCCCAGATAGTTGTAGTTCATCAGGTCGATGAACTTGGGGTCCAGGTAGCCGTAGCCGAACTGCATGCGCCAGCCGGGCGCCAGGACCACCATGCCCTCGATCTCCAGACCCTGGTAGCGCGCCTTGCCGGCGTTTTCCATCGTCGGCGACAAG
It includes:
- a CDS encoding acyl-CoA dehydrogenase family protein, which produces MDIDLDLTLTEEMLAIRESCRRFATEVLRPLAAKLDRMDPEAVIAKDSPLWDGLEKFKALGLVGMPECYGDDLTPAQRTLMHSIVCEELAWGDVGLFITYALYNMAPGVAKAYGRQDLVDFFSQRDEIFCLALTEPNHGCDMVGFSEASFRDPKGRADLRVRRDGDDFILNGQKAAWVSCGTIAGSAVLFATYEDSKEGRADGVVFLLPLDLPGISRGKPLDKIGQRTLNQGEIFFDNVRVPRQFFLMDGPAIYPHVLGATLRDANIAMGQQFIGVARAAYDHALAYAKERVQGGVPIIQHQAVKLRLFNMFSKLTAARSHVRRIAMANATRDGGLPFPYAATAKVVATQTCLDLAHEAITMFGGYGLCREYPVEKLFRDARASLIEDGENTMLALMAVSHF